One genomic region from Magallana gigas chromosome 3, xbMagGiga1.1, whole genome shotgun sequence encodes:
- the LOC105328599 gene encoding chromodomain Y-like protein 2 isoform X1 → MADNKHYEVGKILDKGIIHEKVHYLIRWKGFDSNWDTWEPLGNLVDCLQLVKDFDAKREASSQRLDSVLEAVARGNNNQTPTKKKSKENGKLPERGSPVVKSAASHSHASPKKNSSPKSPQQQSPYKISVKNVKGVKDKKIRQKLARERSKLFIDMKIDTYTPTKNESAQSSGEDEKKKVPIRSLEQGPLPVNSSQRSPKKTETNISPKKELENDTKSDMVNSKSAEKKLTPENSPPKEKMDKDTKKVQSNGVQNEKKIKLKKADDSEKVMRDKKYKNSVKFAMKVKLKPSLKVKKASVKSVKKNEKDKEEVSKNVKKKALKDGKKSSDDSPGAKKIKKSDSKTQLSIVKKDKTLKGKGEKPKKSKTAKHKSEEDYCIVECSTSDTDDEPLSNIKVKKSKESSSDSTNNKKKEEKKISPKLKSGQEGNNQSFKVKPKQLTINNVKRKLEVRVQPLGNISKSKKIKLIDSKRDREMATVRPVSPSTSYTTVKPVTISGVGVVNLVVDSDRSVPLCGDVPGTQYIPSVIPISPSSVSYKSLLDNMPLSLLAKKGGSKKKDSDDASEDDQERVERRISVRQSECAYRYKDIVVRKCQRYTQIWLNTHTKIKNVLNPQVIQEIVQALNSAKYDDSSLILFSGLGNVFCNGVDLLFLLSGERRVVVRQMVDALRDFTKALITFPKPVIAVVNGPAVGLGMAMLPLCDIVYASDKATFYLPYSALSQTPEGCASYTLPQSVGMAMANELLLGGRKVTAIEACQLGLVSQVLWPTSMMQEVIPKIQNIALNSAKALETTKLLLRSHQRTKLELTCESESNILLERWQSSECQKSIQTFISNEENYST, encoded by the exons ATGGCGGACAATAAGCACTATGAG GTAGGAAAGATATTGGATAAAGGTATCATTCACGAAAAGGTTCATTACCTAATTCGATGGAAGGGTTTCGATTCAAACTGGGACACATGGGAACCCCTGGGTAATTTAGTGGACTGTTTACAGCTTGTCAAGGACTTTGATGCCAAGAGAGAAGCCTCATCTCAAAGGCTTGATTCTGTCTTAGAAGCTGTGGCAAGGGGAAATAACAACCAAACTCCAACGAAAAAGAAAAGTAAGGAGAATGGCAAGTTACCAGAAAGAGGGTCACCTGTGGTCAAATCTGCAGCTTCACATAGCCATGCCTCACCAAAAAAGAATTCCTCTCCAAAATCACCCCAACAGCAGAGTCCATATAAGATTtctgttaaaaatgttaaaggtGTCAAAGACAAAAAGATTCGTCAGAAACTGGCAAGAGAGAGGAGTAAACTCTTTATTGACATGAAAATCGATACCTACACACCAACAAAGAATGAAAGTGCTCAAAGCTCCGGGGAAGACGAGAAAAAGAAAGTACCCATAAGGAGTCTGGAACAGGGCCCTCTACCAGTGAACTCTAGTCAAAGGTCACCAAAAAAGACAGAAACTAATATCTCTCCAAAGAAGGAATTAGAAAATGATACCAAATCAGATATGGTTAACAGTAAAAgtgctgaaaaaaaattaacacctGAGAATTCACCCCCGAAAGAAAAAATGGACAAAGATACTAAAAAGGTTCAAAGTAATGGTGTACagaatgaaaagaaaatcaagCTTAAAAAAGCTGATGATTCAGAAAAGGTGATGagagacaaaaaatataaaaactctGTCAAATTTGCAATGAAAGTAAAACTAAAGCCAtctttaaaagtgaaaaaagcCAGTGTgaaatctgtgaaaaaaaacgAGAAAGATAAAGAGGAAGTCAGTAAAAATGTAAAGAAGAAAGCTTTGAAAGATGGAAAGAAGAGTTCCGACGATAGTCCAGGagcaaagaaaattaaaaaatctgatTCCAAGACTCAGTTGAGTATTGTGAAAAAGGACAAGACATTGAAGGGCAAAGGagaaaaaccaaagaaaagcaAAACTGCAAAGCACAAAAGTGAGGAGGACTATTGCATTGTCGAGTGTTCCACTTCTGATACTGATGACGAACCTTTgtcaaatataaaagttaaaaagtcAAAGGAAAGCAGCAGTGATTCCACAAATAATAAGAAGAAGGAGGAGAAAAAGATCTCACCCAAGTTGAAGTCTGGTCAGGAGGGAAACAACCAGTCATTCAAAGTCAAGCCAAAGCAACTGACCATCAACAATGTGAAGAGAAAGTTGGAGGTTCGTGTTCAGCCCCTAGGGAACATctcaaaatccaaaaaaattaaattgattgacAGCAAAAGGGACAGAGAAATGGCTACAG TTCGACCAGTGTCACCCAGTACATCATACACCACAGTGAAGCCTGTGACCATCAGCGGTGTGGGGGTGGTTAATCTGGTGGTGGACAGTGACCGGTCGGTCCCGCTGTGTGGGGACGTCCCCGGGACCCAGTACATCCCCTCAGTGATCCCCATCAGCCCCTCCTCTGTCTCCTACAAGTCTTTACTGGACAACATGCCATTGTCCCTTCTTGCCAAGAAAGGAGGTTCCAAGAAGAAGGACAGCGATGACGCCTCGGAGGACGACCAGGAGAGGGTGGAGAGGAGGATCAGTGTCCGACAGAGTGAATGTGCATACAG GTACAAGGACATTGTTGTAAGGAAATGCCAACGGTACACACAGATCTGGCTTAACACTCACACTAAGATTAAAAACGTTCTTAATCCACAG GTTATTCAAGAAATTGTGCAAGCCTTGAACTCAGCCAAATATGATGACAGCAGCTTGATATTGTTCAGTGGGTTGGGGAACGTGTTCTGTAATGGAGTGGATCTCCTGTTCCTGTTGTCTGGGGAGCGCAGAGTTGTTGTGCGCCAAATGGTGGATGCTCTCAG GGATTTTACCAAGGCTCTGATCACCTTTCCTAAGCCTGTGATAGCGGTGGTGAACGGACCGGCGGTGGGGCTGGGGATGGCCATGCTGCCCCTGTGTGATATTGTCTATGCCAGTGATAAGGCCACCTTCTATCTGCCCTACTCCGCCCTGTCTCAGACCCCCGAGGGCTGTGCCTCCTACACTCTCCCCCAGTCTGTGGGGATGGCGATG GCAAATGAATTGCTTTTGGGTGGTAGAAAAGTGACAGCTATAGAAGCGTGCCAGCTGGGGCTAGTATCTCAAGTGTTATGGCCAACATCCATGATGCAAGAGGTCATTCCTAAAATACAGAACATTGCACTCAACTCAGCTAAG
- the LOC105328600 gene encoding enoyl-CoA delta isomerase 2 isoform X1: MAASMLHRFRVAGVNKWFNIIQNRTIHVSLRAMGAYDSDFENAKARLNSLQNDPGNDVKLKIYALFKQATVGKCNAKKPGMMDFVGKAKWDAWNGLGDISQDDAKQKYIALVDELAGADKSVAPAESSSAPAGKYTTLDVTNEGGIFTIKLNRPSKKNAINFEMYDEWVVALKEAAEDKSVVVTVVTGAGDFYCSGNDLGNFMNIPPDGIKAMAEKGGEILERFVAAFIDFPKPLIGVINGPAIGVSVTVLGLFDLVYATDKATFQTPFSNLGQSPEGCSSYTFPKMMGAAKASELLLFNKKITAQEALERNLVTEVFPDHDFQRSVQGRIQLYSKLPKLSLQKSKFLSRETDRATLHAVNKRECEVLTERWQSEECFQAIMNFFSKTESKL; encoded by the exons ATGGCTGCCTCCATGTTGCACCGGTTTCGAGTTGCTGGCGTAAACAAATG GTTTAATATCATTCAAAACCGTACTATCCATGTGTCTCTGCGTGCCATGGGAGCCTACGATTCAGACTTTGAAAATGCCAAAGCTAGACTGAATTCCCTGCAAAATGACCCAGGAAACGATGTCAAGCTGAAAATTTATGCTCTCTTTAAACAG GCAACGGTTGGAAAGTGCAACGCAAAGAAACCAGGAATGATGGATTTTGTTGGGAAAGCAAAATGGGACGCTTGGAATGGTTTAGGTGATATTTCACAG GATGATGCAAAACAAAAGTATATTGCACTTGTCGATGAGTTAGCAGGAGCAGACAAGTCTGTGGCTCCAGCAGAAAGCTCATCCGCTCCTGCTGGCAAATACACAACATTAGATGTAACCAATGAAGGAGGGATATTTACCATAAAACTCAACAGACCAAGCAAGAAAAATGCCATCAATTTTGAG ATGTATGATGAGTGGGTGGTCGCACTCAAAGAAGCTGCTGAGGACAAGAGTGTGGTTGTCACAGTGGTTACAG GTGCTGGAGACTTTTATTGCAGTGGAAATGATCTGGGAAATTTCATGAATATTCCTCCAGATGGCATTAAAGCTATGGCAGAAAAAGGTGGAGAAATATTAGA GCGTTTTGTGGCGGCCTTTATTGACTTCCCAAAGCCTTTGATTGGTGTGATCAATGGACCAGCCATTGGAGTGTCCGTCACTGTGCTCGGTCTGTTTGATTTGGTTTACGCCACTGACAAG GCCACCTTTCAAACTCCTTTCTCAAACCTTGGTCAATCACCGGAAGGTTGTAGTTCCTACACCTTCCCCAAAATGATGGGTGCAGCAAAA GCAAGTGAACTGCTGTTGTTCAACAAGAAGATCACAGCTCAGGAAGCACTGGAGAGAAACCTAGTGACAGAGGTGTTCCCAGACCATGATTTCCAGCGGTCCGTTCAGGGTCGAATACAGCTCTACTCTAAACTTCCAAAGCTG AGTCTACAGAAGTCCAAGTTCCTGTCCAGGGAGACGGATCGGGCCACGCTACACGCCGTCAACAAGCGGGAGTGTGAGGTGTTAACGGAGCGGTGGCAGTCGGAGGAGTGCTTCCAGGCCATCATGAACTTCTTCTCCAAAACAGAGTCCAAGCTGTAG
- the LOC105328600 gene encoding enoyl-CoA delta isomerase 2 isoform X2 has translation MGAYDSDFENAKARLNSLQNDPGNDVKLKIYALFKQATVGKCNAKKPGMMDFVGKAKWDAWNGLGDISQDDAKQKYIALVDELAGADKSVAPAESSSAPAGKYTTLDVTNEGGIFTIKLNRPSKKNAINFEMYDEWVVALKEAAEDKSVVVTVVTGAGDFYCSGNDLGNFMNIPPDGIKAMAEKGGEILERFVAAFIDFPKPLIGVINGPAIGVSVTVLGLFDLVYATDKATFQTPFSNLGQSPEGCSSYTFPKMMGAAKASELLLFNKKITAQEALERNLVTEVFPDHDFQRSVQGRIQLYSKLPKLSLQKSKFLSRETDRATLHAVNKRECEVLTERWQSEECFQAIMNFFSKTESKL, from the exons ATGGGAGCCTACGATTCAGACTTTGAAAATGCCAAAGCTAGACTGAATTCCCTGCAAAATGACCCAGGAAACGATGTCAAGCTGAAAATTTATGCTCTCTTTAAACAG GCAACGGTTGGAAAGTGCAACGCAAAGAAACCAGGAATGATGGATTTTGTTGGGAAAGCAAAATGGGACGCTTGGAATGGTTTAGGTGATATTTCACAG GATGATGCAAAACAAAAGTATATTGCACTTGTCGATGAGTTAGCAGGAGCAGACAAGTCTGTGGCTCCAGCAGAAAGCTCATCCGCTCCTGCTGGCAAATACACAACATTAGATGTAACCAATGAAGGAGGGATATTTACCATAAAACTCAACAGACCAAGCAAGAAAAATGCCATCAATTTTGAG ATGTATGATGAGTGGGTGGTCGCACTCAAAGAAGCTGCTGAGGACAAGAGTGTGGTTGTCACAGTGGTTACAG GTGCTGGAGACTTTTATTGCAGTGGAAATGATCTGGGAAATTTCATGAATATTCCTCCAGATGGCATTAAAGCTATGGCAGAAAAAGGTGGAGAAATATTAGA GCGTTTTGTGGCGGCCTTTATTGACTTCCCAAAGCCTTTGATTGGTGTGATCAATGGACCAGCCATTGGAGTGTCCGTCACTGTGCTCGGTCTGTTTGATTTGGTTTACGCCACTGACAAG GCCACCTTTCAAACTCCTTTCTCAAACCTTGGTCAATCACCGGAAGGTTGTAGTTCCTACACCTTCCCCAAAATGATGGGTGCAGCAAAA GCAAGTGAACTGCTGTTGTTCAACAAGAAGATCACAGCTCAGGAAGCACTGGAGAGAAACCTAGTGACAGAGGTGTTCCCAGACCATGATTTCCAGCGGTCCGTTCAGGGTCGAATACAGCTCTACTCTAAACTTCCAAAGCTG AGTCTACAGAAGTCCAAGTTCCTGTCCAGGGAGACGGATCGGGCCACGCTACACGCCGTCAACAAGCGGGAGTGTGAGGTGTTAACGGAGCGGTGGCAGTCGGAGGAGTGCTTCCAGGCCATCATGAACTTCTTCTCCAAAACAGAGTCCAAGCTGTAG
- the LOC105328599 gene encoding chromodomain Y-like protein 2 isoform X2: MPQRNRVGKILDKGIIHEKVHYLIRWKGFDSNWDTWEPLGNLVDCLQLVKDFDAKREASSQRLDSVLEAVARGNNNQTPTKKKSKENGKLPERGSPVVKSAASHSHASPKKNSSPKSPQQQSPYKISVKNVKGVKDKKIRQKLARERSKLFIDMKIDTYTPTKNESAQSSGEDEKKKVPIRSLEQGPLPVNSSQRSPKKTETNISPKKELENDTKSDMVNSKSAEKKLTPENSPPKEKMDKDTKKVQSNGVQNEKKIKLKKADDSEKVMRDKKYKNSVKFAMKVKLKPSLKVKKASVKSVKKNEKDKEEVSKNVKKKALKDGKKSSDDSPGAKKIKKSDSKTQLSIVKKDKTLKGKGEKPKKSKTAKHKSEEDYCIVECSTSDTDDEPLSNIKVKKSKESSSDSTNNKKKEEKKISPKLKSGQEGNNQSFKVKPKQLTINNVKRKLEVRVQPLGNISKSKKIKLIDSKRDREMATVRPVSPSTSYTTVKPVTISGVGVVNLVVDSDRSVPLCGDVPGTQYIPSVIPISPSSVSYKSLLDNMPLSLLAKKGGSKKKDSDDASEDDQERVERRISVRQSECAYRYKDIVVRKCQRYTQIWLNTHTKIKNVLNPQVIQEIVQALNSAKYDDSSLILFSGLGNVFCNGVDLLFLLSGERRVVVRQMVDALRDFTKALITFPKPVIAVVNGPAVGLGMAMLPLCDIVYASDKATFYLPYSALSQTPEGCASYTLPQSVGMAMANELLLGGRKVTAIEACQLGLVSQVLWPTSMMQEVIPKIQNIALNSAKALETTKLLLRSHQRTKLELTCESESNILLERWQSSECQKSIQTFISNEENYST; the protein is encoded by the exons ATGCCACAGAGAAATCGA GTAGGAAAGATATTGGATAAAGGTATCATTCACGAAAAGGTTCATTACCTAATTCGATGGAAGGGTTTCGATTCAAACTGGGACACATGGGAACCCCTGGGTAATTTAGTGGACTGTTTACAGCTTGTCAAGGACTTTGATGCCAAGAGAGAAGCCTCATCTCAAAGGCTTGATTCTGTCTTAGAAGCTGTGGCAAGGGGAAATAACAACCAAACTCCAACGAAAAAGAAAAGTAAGGAGAATGGCAAGTTACCAGAAAGAGGGTCACCTGTGGTCAAATCTGCAGCTTCACATAGCCATGCCTCACCAAAAAAGAATTCCTCTCCAAAATCACCCCAACAGCAGAGTCCATATAAGATTtctgttaaaaatgttaaaggtGTCAAAGACAAAAAGATTCGTCAGAAACTGGCAAGAGAGAGGAGTAAACTCTTTATTGACATGAAAATCGATACCTACACACCAACAAAGAATGAAAGTGCTCAAAGCTCCGGGGAAGACGAGAAAAAGAAAGTACCCATAAGGAGTCTGGAACAGGGCCCTCTACCAGTGAACTCTAGTCAAAGGTCACCAAAAAAGACAGAAACTAATATCTCTCCAAAGAAGGAATTAGAAAATGATACCAAATCAGATATGGTTAACAGTAAAAgtgctgaaaaaaaattaacacctGAGAATTCACCCCCGAAAGAAAAAATGGACAAAGATACTAAAAAGGTTCAAAGTAATGGTGTACagaatgaaaagaaaatcaagCTTAAAAAAGCTGATGATTCAGAAAAGGTGATGagagacaaaaaatataaaaactctGTCAAATTTGCAATGAAAGTAAAACTAAAGCCAtctttaaaagtgaaaaaagcCAGTGTgaaatctgtgaaaaaaaacgAGAAAGATAAAGAGGAAGTCAGTAAAAATGTAAAGAAGAAAGCTTTGAAAGATGGAAAGAAGAGTTCCGACGATAGTCCAGGagcaaagaaaattaaaaaatctgatTCCAAGACTCAGTTGAGTATTGTGAAAAAGGACAAGACATTGAAGGGCAAAGGagaaaaaccaaagaaaagcaAAACTGCAAAGCACAAAAGTGAGGAGGACTATTGCATTGTCGAGTGTTCCACTTCTGATACTGATGACGAACCTTTgtcaaatataaaagttaaaaagtcAAAGGAAAGCAGCAGTGATTCCACAAATAATAAGAAGAAGGAGGAGAAAAAGATCTCACCCAAGTTGAAGTCTGGTCAGGAGGGAAACAACCAGTCATTCAAAGTCAAGCCAAAGCAACTGACCATCAACAATGTGAAGAGAAAGTTGGAGGTTCGTGTTCAGCCCCTAGGGAACATctcaaaatccaaaaaaattaaattgattgacAGCAAAAGGGACAGAGAAATGGCTACAG TTCGACCAGTGTCACCCAGTACATCATACACCACAGTGAAGCCTGTGACCATCAGCGGTGTGGGGGTGGTTAATCTGGTGGTGGACAGTGACCGGTCGGTCCCGCTGTGTGGGGACGTCCCCGGGACCCAGTACATCCCCTCAGTGATCCCCATCAGCCCCTCCTCTGTCTCCTACAAGTCTTTACTGGACAACATGCCATTGTCCCTTCTTGCCAAGAAAGGAGGTTCCAAGAAGAAGGACAGCGATGACGCCTCGGAGGACGACCAGGAGAGGGTGGAGAGGAGGATCAGTGTCCGACAGAGTGAATGTGCATACAG GTACAAGGACATTGTTGTAAGGAAATGCCAACGGTACACACAGATCTGGCTTAACACTCACACTAAGATTAAAAACGTTCTTAATCCACAG GTTATTCAAGAAATTGTGCAAGCCTTGAACTCAGCCAAATATGATGACAGCAGCTTGATATTGTTCAGTGGGTTGGGGAACGTGTTCTGTAATGGAGTGGATCTCCTGTTCCTGTTGTCTGGGGAGCGCAGAGTTGTTGTGCGCCAAATGGTGGATGCTCTCAG GGATTTTACCAAGGCTCTGATCACCTTTCCTAAGCCTGTGATAGCGGTGGTGAACGGACCGGCGGTGGGGCTGGGGATGGCCATGCTGCCCCTGTGTGATATTGTCTATGCCAGTGATAAGGCCACCTTCTATCTGCCCTACTCCGCCCTGTCTCAGACCCCCGAGGGCTGTGCCTCCTACACTCTCCCCCAGTCTGTGGGGATGGCGATG GCAAATGAATTGCTTTTGGGTGGTAGAAAAGTGACAGCTATAGAAGCGTGCCAGCTGGGGCTAGTATCTCAAGTGTTATGGCCAACATCCATGATGCAAGAGGTCATTCCTAAAATACAGAACATTGCACTCAACTCAGCTAAG